From the Acidimicrobiales bacterium genome, the window ATGTGGACCGGGATGCGGATGGTGCGGGCCTGGTCGGCGATCGCCCGGGTGATCGCCTGTCGGATCCACCAGGTGGCGTAGGTGGAGAACTTGAAGCCCTTGGTGTGGTCGAACTTCTCGACCGCACGCATCAGGCCGAGGTTGCCCTCCTGCACGAGATCGAGCAGGACCATGCCCCGGCCGACATAGCGCTTGGCGATCGACACCACGAGGCGCAGATTCGCCTGCGTGAGTTCGTCGCGCGCCCGCTCCCCGTCTCGCACGACCCGATTCAGTCGGGCCCGCTCACCGGGATCGAGGGTGTCGAGCTTGCCCGAGGCAGCCAGTTCGGCGAGCTCGATCTCGCCCTCGCCTCCACGGCGGATGCGGGCGGCGATGCGCACTTCCTGGCGAGCATCGAGCAGCGGGACCTGCCCGATCTCCTTGAGATACATGCGGACGGGGTCGTCGGAACTGCCACCCTCCCCCCGCTGGCGGTGGAGTCGACGGCGCGACGGTTCCTCGACGTCGTCGCCGATGCTGGCGGCGAATGCGGCGGCACGGGCCACCCGGGCGTGATCGACCGGCGCGGCGTCGAGCTCCTCCTGGGAAGGTTGCTCCGAAACGGCTCCCGGGACCACGATCTCCGGTGGAACCGGCGACGACTCGTCCTCGTCGATGACGATCCCTTCGACCTCGCACACCGTGCGGATCTGCTCGAAGAGGTCCATGTCGAACTCGACATCCTTGAGCGTGTGGACCAGCTGATCGAGCGAGAGGTGGCCCGAGACCTTGCCGGTCTCGAGCAGTGCGGCGAAGAGGACGGCGGCGTCGTCGGGGAGCGGAAGCTGTGCTGCGGTGTCGGTCATGTGCTCCTCCCCTCCTCGTAGCCGATGAGCCACGGTAGCAAGTGGCTGATGGCCTCTTCCCGCGTCTCACGTTCGTCGAGCCGTTCGATCAGCAGCTTGAGCGGGCCGATCGAGGCCACGGCGTGCCGCTTCTGCTCGTCGGTCGAGTCGAGCGCGCGCTGCACTCGACGGAGATCGTCG encodes:
- the rpoD gene encoding RNA polymerase sigma factor RpoD → MTDTAAQLPLPDDAAVLFAALLETGKVSGHLSLDQLVHTLKDVEFDMDLFEQIRTVCEVEGIVIDEDESSPVPPEIVVPGAVSEQPSQEELDAAPVDHARVARAAAFAASIGDDVEEPSRRRLHRQRGEGGSSDDPVRMYLKEIGQVPLLDARQEVRIAARIRRGGEGEIELAELAASGKLDTLDPGERARLNRVVRDGERARDELTQANLRLVVSIAKRYVGRGMVLLDLVQEGNLGLMRAVEKFDHTKGFKFSTYATWWIRQAITRAIADQARTIRIPVHMVEAMNRVKRVQRQMHQDLEREPTVEELAAEVDEPVEKIREILRIAQDPLSLDSPVGEEDESNLGDFIEDQNAIAPIDAAARHLLAAAVEEVLHELSEREQEVVRLRFGLDDGRPRTLEEVGRQFGVTRERIRQIEAKTLAKLRHPHRSDRLRDYLENG